Proteins encoded together in one Campylobacter concisus window:
- a CDS encoding iron-sulfur cluster assembly scaffold protein: MAKNNLIGGSIWDEYSKVVQDRMNNPKFMGELTEEDAKKANAKLIIADFGAESCGDAVRLYWLVDEKTDKIIDAKFKSFGCGTAIASSDTMAELCIGKTVDEAVKITNLDVERAMRDNPDTPAVPPQKMHCSVMAYDVIKAAAASYKGIDPEHFEDEIIVCECARVSLGTIKEVIRLNDLHTVEEITQYTKAGAFCKSCVRPGGHEKKDYYLVDILRDTRAEMEQERLEAQANAQANNTLSDVSFESMTMVGQLKAIESIIDKEIRPMLMMDGGNLEILDIRNDNGENIDVYIRYLGACSGCASGSTGTLYAIENVLQESLSPKIRVMPI, translated from the coding sequence ATGGCAAAAAATAACTTAATCGGAGGCTCTATCTGGGACGAATACTCCAAGGTAGTGCAAGATAGGATGAACAATCCTAAATTCATGGGCGAGCTAACCGAAGAGGACGCCAAAAAAGCAAACGCAAAACTTATCATCGCTGACTTTGGCGCAGAGAGCTGTGGCGACGCAGTTAGGCTTTACTGGCTCGTTGATGAGAAAACTGACAAGATAATAGACGCTAAATTTAAAAGCTTTGGCTGTGGCACGGCGATAGCTAGCTCTGACACGATGGCTGAGCTTTGCATCGGCAAAACTGTCGATGAAGCGGTTAAGATAACAAATTTAGATGTTGAAAGAGCTATGCGTGACAACCCAGACACCCCAGCCGTCCCGCCTCAAAAGATGCACTGCTCGGTCATGGCATACGATGTCATTAAGGCAGCCGCAGCAAGCTACAAGGGCATAGACCCAGAGCACTTTGAAGATGAGATCATCGTTTGCGAGTGTGCTAGGGTGAGCCTTGGCACGATCAAAGAGGTGATAAGACTAAACGACCTTCACACGGTTGAAGAGATCACGCAGTACACCAAAGCTGGAGCATTTTGTAAATCATGCGTTAGACCTGGCGGACACGAGAAAAAGGACTACTACCTTGTTGATATCTTACGCGATACGAGAGCTGAAATGGAGCAAGAGAGACTCGAGGCTCAAGCCAACGCTCAAGCAAACAACACACTTAGCGACGTTAGCTTTGAGAGTATGACGATGGTTGGTCAGCTAAAAGCGATCGAGTCGATCATCGATAAAGAGATCCGCCCGATGCTTATGATGGATGGCGGAAATTTAGAAATTTTAGACATCAGAAACGATAACGGCGAAAACATCGATGTTTATATCCGCTATCTTGGCGCTTGCTCTGGCTGTGCGAGCGGCTCGACTGGCACGCTTTATGCGATAGAAAATGTCTTACAAGAGAGCTTAAGCCCAAAGATCAGGGTAATGCCTATATAA
- a CDS encoding lipase family protein, which produces MENSNNNPKNKSVKQIISDIKDHADMADASYSFYEFIDNNETWSKSDEFYNYKVLKKPNPKWVYADNIKQGFINLETELMTAYALCVEARFMKDKEIIGPNESEPHAIDNDVKNFIHVDEETKEQELFYKPTSLSHRTKTFVNRYELISHQSNTAISGFSYTIFKDTKPTMSSDKPRYIIAFRGTEVGGAEFFKDLVLTDVFIAAFAGLPQIISLFTMITDINKAIREDSGSDKKTSNFNVSICGHSLGGHLSQVCCLFYKSLNVDELYTYNAPGIGGLAISALHFVFRVVRLIVKMIKFCVHKLLDLFGFTRKVIDKCVDKIYNGSKSTDTLISECKEHKDELDPNLLEESAASCKTIYKDNIPFEIHHCETIKNTVTCEEFNIGNDFNRAIEPTVSVIADLGYKLGLTQDDRINYKNTPRLHLLHIGHLDGIYYINSHYMTSIIYAIYLYDYLLKEDKNSKKKALSEDISYALTYLDKLSAILVDNIEGNKYKLSDKNENIKDGNQNYISIILGELYHILESLGDEEYQEIIDKYSAESENRLSKVTLVDMLMDLADKQIYARIIDKNDMDDSSNIPLNQVRSLQKMYPLEFIHNENELIKDKTDITKAYTYGSNLTKCYLSKEKDSLFIKAKKAQFKNAMFSDNFTSIYIRDNGAKEKFSLDRSSSTAFADTENKQLYIFLNDKDVVDCDEIYNKIEDRLNIEDIRSYKPNVFLNSMPLNTATEQSDYPLYFKNEEDGEESNSNLLSFTHQPRDEEKDKGRLSVSYKNSQASILNYSLLNKSLNIDLKPTNKETKESLERANERLNLEKRSSALSAGGTAFANPIIEDDVVVCPHGGHVILKSRAGKSIRSDDQGVILDIDFINSPIVGCSAKNPCTKVAYVPRAALSLKSMNNHYAVMQDLVSACLSNTSSPLRCIKKENRIKLAHSIGSPTSENNNAAVINPNLNKPVIRLHVKAFASQSDNLLVATYYLFDKKFEDKNGFSKIKLNLDEGRDVEDKNLKALLADNYDDKRYDIKEFKLRYGADKLNLVFVAPKNFSALDKENYKKANSPESGVGFYASLDEFNSSSTDKNKQTYTNVFLTPTGAKSIELEIAKGLDSGYENDINTTSFTMLVS; this is translated from the coding sequence GTGGAAAATAGCAATAATAACCCCAAAAATAAATCTGTAAAACAAATAATATCTGATATAAAAGATCATGCTGATATGGCTGACGCCTCTTATTCATTTTACGAATTTATAGATAATAATGAAACATGGAGCAAATCAGATGAATTTTATAACTATAAGGTATTAAAAAAACCTAATCCTAAATGGGTTTATGCTGATAATATTAAACAAGGTTTTATTAATCTAGAAACAGAATTAATGACAGCTTATGCTCTTTGTGTAGAAGCTAGATTTATGAAAGATAAAGAAATCATAGGACCAAATGAAAGCGAACCCCATGCTATTGATAACGATGTTAAAAATTTTATACACGTAGACGAAGAGACAAAGGAACAAGAATTATTTTATAAACCAACCTCCCTATCTCACCGAACAAAGACATTTGTAAATAGATATGAGCTGATATCTCACCAGTCAAATACAGCGATATCTGGCTTTTCTTACACGATATTTAAGGATACGAAGCCCACTATGAGTAGTGATAAGCCAAGATATATCATAGCTTTTAGGGGCACGGAGGTTGGCGGTGCGGAGTTTTTTAAAGACTTGGTGCTTACTGACGTGTTTATAGCTGCATTTGCTGGGCTACCTCAGATCATATCGCTATTTACGATGATCACTGATATAAATAAGGCCATCAGAGAAGATAGCGGCAGTGATAAGAAAACGTCTAACTTTAATGTAAGTATATGTGGCCACAGCCTTGGCGGGCATCTATCTCAGGTGTGTTGTTTGTTTTATAAGAGTCTAAACGTAGATGAGCTTTATACATATAATGCCCCTGGCATAGGTGGTCTTGCTATCAGTGCTTTGCATTTTGTATTTAGGGTGGTTAGGCTGATAGTTAAGATGATCAAATTTTGCGTACATAAGCTGCTTGATCTTTTTGGATTTACCAGAAAAGTTATAGATAAATGCGTAGATAAGATCTATAACGGCTCAAAAAGTACTGATACTCTAATAAGTGAGTGCAAAGAGCACAAAGACGAGCTAGACCCTAACTTGCTAGAGGAGAGCGCTGCTAGCTGCAAAACTATATACAAAGATAATATACCATTTGAGATACATCACTGTGAGACTATAAAAAACACTGTGACTTGTGAGGAATTTAACATAGGCAATGACTTTAACAGAGCCATAGAGCCTACTGTGTCGGTGATAGCTGATCTGGGATATAAACTAGGGCTTACTCAAGATGATAGGATAAACTACAAAAATACGCCTAGGCTTCATCTACTTCATATAGGTCATCTCGATGGCATCTACTATATAAACTCGCACTATATGACTAGTATAATATATGCCATATATCTATACGACTATCTTTTAAAAGAAGATAAAAATTCTAAGAAAAAGGCGCTAAGCGAGGACATATCATACGCGCTAACATATCTTGATAAGCTATCTGCCATACTAGTAGACAACATAGAGGGCAATAAATATAAGCTTAGCGATAAAAACGAAAATATCAAAGATGGTAATCAAAACTATATAAGTATCATTTTGGGAGAGCTTTATCATATACTAGAGAGCCTTGGAGATGAGGAGTATCAAGAGATAATAGACAAATACTCTGCCGAAAGCGAAAATAGGCTAAGTAAAGTAACCTTGGTGGATATGCTGATGGATCTAGCGGATAAGCAAATTTATGCAAGGATAATAGACAAAAACGATATGGACGATAGCTCAAATATACCTTTAAATCAAGTAAGATCGCTGCAAAAGATGTATCCACTGGAATTTATACATAATGAAAATGAGCTAATAAAAGATAAAACTGATATCACGAAAGCCTACACCTACGGCTCAAATCTTACAAAGTGCTATTTGTCAAAAGAGAAAGATAGCTTGTTTATAAAGGCCAAAAAGGCTCAGTTTAAAAATGCTATGTTTAGCGATAACTTTACTAGCATTTATATAAGAGACAATGGGGCTAAAGAGAAATTTAGCCTAGATAGATCAAGCTCTACGGCATTTGCTGACACTGAGAACAAGCAGCTTTATATATTTTTAAACGATAAGGATGTTGTGGACTGCGATGAAATTTATAATAAGATAGAAGATAGGCTAAATATAGAGGACATCAGGTCCTATAAGCCAAATGTCTTTTTAAACTCTATGCCACTAAACACCGCCACTGAGCAATCAGACTATCCACTGTACTTTAAAAATGAAGAGGACGGGGAGGAGTCAAATTCTAACCTACTAAGCTTCACTCATCAGCCAAGGGATGAGGAAAAAGATAAAGGAAGACTAAGTGTTAGCTATAAAAACTCACAGGCAAGCATACTAAACTACTCTTTGCTAAACAAAAGCCTAAATATAGACCTAAAACCAACAAACAAAGAGACTAAAGAGTCGCTTGAGCGGGCAAATGAGAGACTAAATTTAGAAAAGAGAAGTAGTGCGCTAAGTGCTGGTGGTACTGCCTTTGCTAATCCAATAATAGAAGATGACGTGGTAGTTTGCCCACATGGCGGTCATGTGATCTTAAAAAGTAGAGCGGGCAAAAGCATAAGATCAGATGATCAAGGCGTGATACTTGATATTGACTTTATAAACTCACCCATAGTTGGCTGCTCAGCTAAAAATCCTTGCACAAAGGTGGCATACGTGCCAAGAGCGGCTCTTAGTCTAAAAAGTATGAATAACCACTATGCTGTTATGCAAGACCTAGTGTCAGCATGCCTAAGTAACACTAGCTCACCGCTAAGGTGCATAAAAAAAGAAAATAGGATAAAGCTAGCTCATAGCATAGGTAGCCCTACATCTGAGAATAATAATGCAGCTGTGATAAATCCAAATTTAAACAAGCCAGTCATAAGGCTGCATGTAAAGGCTTTTGCTTCTCAGAGTGATAACCTTTTGGTGGCTACGTACTATCTATTTGATAAAAAATTTGAAGATAAAAATGGATTTAGCAAGATCAAGCTCAACTTAGATGAGGGAAGAGATGTAGAGGATAAGAATTTAAAGGCTCTTTTGGCGGATAATTATGACGATAAGCGTTATGATATCAAAGAATTTAAACTAAGATATGGAGCGGATAAGCTAAATTTGGTATTTGTTGCTCCAAAGAATTTTAGCGCACTTGATAAAGAGAACTATAAAAAAGCAAATAGTCCTGAAAGTGGTGTGGGATTTTATGCTAGTTTAGACGAGTTTAACAGCTCTAGCACAGATAAAAACAAGCAAACTTATACAAATGTATTTTTAACTCCAACTGGCGCTAAAAGTATAGAGCTTGAGATAGCTAAAGGGCTAGATAGTGGATATGAAAACGACATAAACACAACTAGCTTTACAATGCTTGTTAGTTGA
- a CDS encoding NifS family cysteine desulfurase yields the protein MRVYLDNNATTMVDPEAFELMKPFFCEKYGNPNSLHKFGSETHPALRTALDQLYAGLNAKDSDDIVVTSCATESNNWVVKGIYFDKIATGEKKRIVTTAVEHPAILATCKFLEKYGVDLTVLDVNSDGIVTPDQLRAVMDENVALVAIMTANNETGMIFPIKELAKVAHEYGALFHTDAVQAVGKIKIDVQDLDVDFLSFSAHKFHGPKGVGALFIKNSMPLSSLLHGGEHMGGRRSGTLDVPGIVGMGKALELANKFMDYEHSHVRRLRDKLEDALLQIPDVSVVGKKDQRVPNTILASIKGVEGEAMLWDLNRAGIAASTGSACASETLESNPIMEAIGADKELAHTALRLSLSRFNTEEEIDYAIEQITKAANRLRGISSTFAYAPEWHKSGL from the coding sequence TTGAGAGTATATTTAGATAATAACGCCACAACGATGGTTGATCCAGAAGCTTTTGAACTTATGAAGCCGTTTTTTTGCGAAAAATACGGCAATCCAAACTCACTACACAAATTTGGCTCAGAGACCCACCCAGCACTAAGAACAGCACTAGATCAGCTCTACGCCGGACTAAACGCAAAAGATAGCGACGACATTGTCGTTACCTCATGTGCGACCGAGAGCAACAACTGGGTAGTAAAAGGCATCTACTTTGATAAGATCGCAACTGGCGAGAAAAAACGCATCGTCACCACCGCAGTCGAGCATCCAGCCATTTTAGCAACTTGTAAATTTCTAGAAAAATATGGTGTGGATCTTACGGTTTTGGACGTAAATAGCGACGGTATCGTCACTCCAGATCAGCTAAGAGCTGTCATGGACGAAAATGTCGCACTCGTTGCCATAATGACCGCAAACAACGAAACTGGCATGATCTTTCCTATAAAAGAGCTTGCCAAAGTTGCCCACGAATACGGTGCTTTATTTCACACTGATGCCGTGCAAGCAGTTGGCAAGATAAAGATAGATGTTCAAGACCTAGACGTTGATTTTCTAAGTTTTTCAGCGCATAAATTTCACGGACCAAAGGGCGTTGGAGCGTTGTTTATAAAAAATAGTATGCCACTAAGTAGCTTGCTTCACGGCGGCGAGCACATGGGCGGACGCAGAAGCGGCACGCTAGACGTTCCAGGTATCGTTGGCATGGGCAAAGCACTTGAGCTAGCAAATAAATTTATGGATTACGAGCACTCACACGTTCGCCGTTTGCGTGACAAACTTGAAGACGCATTGCTGCAAATTCCTGATGTTAGCGTCGTTGGCAAAAAAGATCAGCGCGTGCCAAACACTATCCTAGCCTCTATCAAAGGTGTCGAGGGCGAGGCGATGCTTTGGGATCTAAATAGAGCTGGCATAGCGGCATCTACTGGCTCTGCCTGTGCGAGCGAGACGCTAGAGAGCAACCCTATCATGGAGGCGATCGGAGCTGACAAAGAGCTAGCTCACACTGCACTTAGACTATCTCTTTCAAGGTTTAACACAGAAGAAGAGATCGACTATGCGATCGAGCAAATAACAAAGGCTGCAAATAGGCTAAGAGGCATCTCAAGCACATTTGCATACGCCCCAGAGTGGCATAAGAGTGGATTATAA
- a CDS encoding tRNA 2-selenouridine synthase has protein sequence MKFIGIILLLLTSIFLIACSANQASNKISNSELENLANKYGGVYIFNQKFVEEIDRREKEIKLSETNMKANKDNYRNELNKEFKNTNSLLYKQWQLKKDEYAKMVYKKYGMKDDYFTAKGIFIEDMVREKFRSLDRVLSNGKRYYLKWLDYENETGKKVKISDEYVNKIKEFIGDENFSKSPKPLLRKFYIDNGQIIPITISLTYSYQSKKYGLFGDEGAGIKFSKGETNYVLGGNKFYFDSSKNTFVKEK, from the coding sequence ATGAAATTTATAGGCATTATACTTCTACTACTAACAAGCATATTTTTAATAGCTTGCTCTGCAAATCAAGCAAGCAATAAGATAAGTAACTCTGAACTAGAGAATTTAGCTAATAAATATGGTGGGGTTTATATATTTAATCAGAAATTTGTTGAAGAGATAGATAGGCGTGAAAAAGAAATAAAACTATCAGAAACAAATATGAAAGCAAATAAAGACAACTATAGAAATGAGCTTAATAAGGAATTTAAAAATACAAATTCTTTGTTATATAAACAATGGCAGCTTAAAAAAGATGAATATGCAAAAATGGTCTATAAAAAATATGGTATGAAAGATGATTATTTTACAGCCAAAGGAATTTTTATAGAAGATATGGTTAGAGAGAAATTTCGTAGTTTAGATAGAGTTTTATCTAATGGCAAGCGATACTATCTTAAATGGCTAGACTATGAAAATGAAACAGGTAAAAAAGTAAAAATATCAGATGAATATGTTAATAAAATAAAAGAGTTTATAGGAGATGAGAATTTTAGTAAATCACCAAAACCATTGCTAAGAAAATTTTATATAGATAATGGTCAAATCATACCTATAACTATTTCATTAACATACAGCTATCAATCAAAAAAATATGGCTTATTTGGTGATGAAGGAGCTGGGATAAAATTTAGTAAGGGTGAAACAAACTATGTCTTAGGTGGAAATAAATTTTACTTTGATAGCTCTAAAAACACTTTCGTTAAGGAAAAATAG